A window from Salvia miltiorrhiza cultivar Shanhuang (shh) chromosome 2, IMPLAD_Smil_shh, whole genome shotgun sequence encodes these proteins:
- the LOC131008128 gene encoding uncharacterized protein LOC131008128: MVLMVEGFGWQWRWWWPLPEEGLGLGVGVAVVVMVQGFTRAVSSGSGYIIRSPADDSGGMEGRFSPSVAEKGIQISKTTGVDVGLTAGGYDNGRGFGPGRGWGGGHGGGGRFGGDSSGGGGFGGRGFGNSGGCGVGLAEEDLVMVVVHGGGSGYDFEGGSGGRWGTGGGGGSGMGQGGAGYGSGCDTRGRSAE, translated from the exons ATGGTTTTGATGGTGGAGGGATTTGGGTGGcagtggcggtggtggtggccgTTGCCGGAGGAAGGGTTGGGTTTGGGTGTTGGTGTTGCAGTGGTGGTGATGGTTCAAGGCTTTACACGAGCTGTCAGCTCTGGTTCTGGATATATAATCAGATCTCCAGCAGATGACTCCGGCGG GATGGAGGGGAGGTTTTCGCCTTCCGTTGCCGAAAAAGGGATACAAATATCTAAAACTACTGGTGTCGATGTGGGCTTGACGGCTGGTGGATATGATAATGGTCGAGGTTTTGGGCCTGGAAGGGGTTGGGGTGGTGGCcatggcggcggcggcaggtTTGGCGGCGACTCTAGTGGTGGGGGTGGGTTTGGCGGCAGAGGATTTGGTAATAGCGGTGGTTGTGGGGTGGGTTTGGCGGAGGAGGATTTGGTAATGGTGGTGGTGCATGGTGGTGGAAGTGGGTATGATTTTGAGGGAGGTAGTGGTGGAAGGTGGGGTACCGGTGGTGGTGGAGGCTCTGGCATGGGCCAAGGTGGTGCTGGATATGGTTCGGGCTGTGACAcccggggacgaagtgcggagtga
- the LOC131011550 gene encoding uncharacterized protein LOC131011550, with amino-acid sequence MGQIVKKKKKGRPAKADPGGARDLPQTERDLRRSHRRRSVKYVFDLDDYFDEDEVFVDDEDQRRREKKLKLLLKLQSGGEPEPTVRRVQHAPAASCSSDEDGGKPSKKRKIDEEMDEDLDDGNDDANEEEIYNDEDEEEVRETRRELKAEDSPPGTPAEVSCGLPLPDKKTLELILDKLQRKDIYGVYAEPVDPEELPDYFDVIDHPMDFATVRNNLRNGLYATFKQFESDVFLICSNAMQYNAPDTIYHKQARTIQELAKRKFHKIRLNFGRNDKENKPEHKARSCSLSKKQIKRPVIRTGQEPVGSDFSSGATLATAGDIQNVASVGSEKTGGTDGLVDGSSFLNDNNLDKAEDLLQGRALPSRFGRRSSFVQDENRRATYNISLSQPVASSESIFSTFDGETKHLMPVGLYSDHSYARSLSRFAATLGSVAWKVASKRIEQALPQGFKFGQGWVGEYEPLPTPVLMLENCSVKEPPFFTKIQPAVEPRNFEKVPIISNTSKGIPGNLSFFEQRLPFLGPAGIKSLAPIITAHPIRGSMSETKPSFFLSPGIRPSSPYNLGCVNQNLQSRDLLESDKKAQKQVEPNSPRTLSKTAADSVGNRQFHRSSEVEASRPVEFSSKNMNFSQSGSLKQPDHSNSLAFGGLPNGRVVVNKVDGTTVNSSSADSTKPASYYPHEQGQGLSDPVQLMRMLADHSQQKSSNQSSADDPQVLTSAPSLGSNGWNGNDPNNAAMAAARAWMSVGAGGLRPVTENANPTKNHMYGDPIYNPSRNIQSQVSQIRGEFPSSGMHVRPDKNSAPMHAFVPQGPIPMLVGNQIQFQNQRMVFPQLAPADLSRFQLQSSWRNVSPQMHSRQKQESLPPDLNIGFQSSGSPGRPSSGVLVDSQQPDLALQL; translated from the exons ATGGGGCAGAtcgtgaagaagaagaagaaaggcaGACCAGCGAAGGCAGATCCCGGCGGCGCCAGAGACCTGCCGCAGACGGAGCGCGACCTGCGGCGGAGCCACCGTCGCCGGAGTGTAAAGTACGTATTCGACCTCGATGACTACTTCGACGAGGACGAGGTGTTCGTGGACGACGAGGACCAGCGGCGGAGGGAAAAGAAGCTGAAGCTCCTTCTCAAGCTCCAGAGCGGCGGCGAGCCGGAACCAACTGTTCGGCGCGTGCAGCACGCGCCTGCGGCGTCGTGCTCCTCCGACGAGGACGGCGGCAAGCCGTCGAAGAAGCGGAAAATCGACGAAGAAATGGACGAGGATTTGGATGACGGAAATGATGATGCGAATGAGGAAGAAATTTATAATGATGAAGACGAAGAAGAG GTTAGAGAAACAAGGCGAGAACTCAAAGCAGAAGACTCGCCACCAg GGACTCCTGCAGAGGTGTCGTGTGGGCTGCCGCTGCCTGATAAGAAGACATTGGAGTTAATTTTGGACAAGCTGCAGAG GAAAGATATCTATGGTGTTTATGCAGAACCGGTTGATCCAGAAGAG CTTCCAGATTACTTTGACGTGATAGATCATCCAATGGATTTTGCTACTGTGAGGAACAATCTGCGTAATGGGTTGTATGCAACTTTCAAGCAATTTGAG AGTGATGTTTTCCTCATTTGCTCAAATGCAATGCAATATAATGCACCGGATACCATATATCACAAACAG GCACGCACCATCCAAGAGTTGGCAAAAAGGAAATTTCACAAGATAAGGCTTAATTTTGGACGCAATGATAAAGAGAACAAACCCGAGCACAAAGCAAGATCTTGCTCTCTTTCAAAAAAGCAAATCAAAAGGCCTGTGATCCGGACAGGGCAAGAACCTGTTGGCTCTGATTTTTCATCAGGAGCTACTCTTGCAACAGCGGGCGATATTCAGAATGTTGCCAGTGTTGGGTCTGAGAAAACTGGTGGTACGGATGGGCTTGTTGACGGAAGTTCTTTCTTGAATGACAACAATTTGGACAAAGCGGAAGACTTGCTGCAAG GAAGGGCCCTCCCATCTCGTTTTGGTAGGAGATCATCATTTGTACAAGATGAAAATCGTCGTGCAACATATAACATATCACTATCTCAGCCTGTGGCCAGCTCAGAATCTATATTCTCAACTTTTGATGGTGAAACCAAGCATCTGATGCCT GTAGGGCTTTATTCGGATCATTCATATGCTAGGAGCCTGTCTCGATTTGCTGCAACTCTTGGATCTGTCGCCTGGAAAGTTGCCTCTAAAAGAATTGAACAAGCACTACCTCAGGGATTCAAATTTGGTCAGGGTTGGGTTGGGGAGTATGAGCCACTTCCAACTCCAGTATTGATGCTGGAAAATTGCAGTGTGAAGGAACCACCATTTTTCACGAAAATACAGCCTGCTGTGGAACCGAGGAACTTTGAGAAGGTACCTATAATCTCTAATACTTCCAAGGGAATCCCAGGTAATTTATCTTTCTTCGAACAAAGGCTGCCGTTTCTTGGCCCTGCTGGAATTAAATCACTTGCTCCTATCATCACGGCTCACCCAATCAGAGGTAGTATGTCAGAGACAAAGCCGTCATTCTTTCTATCTCCTGGGATTAGACCTAGTAGTCCTTATAATCTCGGCTGCGTTAATCAGAATTTACAATCCAGGGATCTTCTTGAATCTGACAAAAAGGCTCAGAAGCAGGTTGAGCCAAACAGTCCACGCACATTAAGTAAAACTGCCGCTGATTCTGTTGGCAACAGGCAGTTTCATAGGAGTTCGGAAGTGGAGGCTTCTCGGCCTGTGGAGTTCTCTTCAAAGAACATGAACTTTTCGCAATCTGGCTCTTTAAAACAGCCTGATCATAGTAATAGCCTTGCTTTTGGAGGATTGCCTAATGGAAGAGTCGTCGTTAATAAGGTGGATGGTACTACAGTGAATAGTTCGTCTGCTGATTCGACAAAACCAGCTAGCTATTATCCCCATGAACAGGGTCAGGGTCTCAGTGACCCAGTCCAGTTGATGAGAATGTTAGCAGATCACAGTCAACAAAAATCCTCTAATCAGTCATCAGCCGATGATCCTCAAGTTTTAACATCAGCGCCGTCCTTGGGCAGCAATGGATGGAACGGCAATGATCCAAATAATGCAGCTATGGCTGCTGCACGCGCGTGGATGTCTGTAGGGGCAGGAGGGCTAAGGCCAGTTACTGAAAATGCTAATCCGACCAAGAACCACATGTACGGTGATCCAATCTACAACCCCTCTCGTAATATCCAGTCACAAGTATCACAGATCCGCGGAGAATTTCCTTCTTCTGGAATGCATGTTCGGCCAGACAAGAACAGTGCTCCAATGCATGCGTTTGTACCACAAGGGCCAATACCGATGCTAGTAGGGAACCAAATACAGTTTCAGAACCAGCGAATGGTGTTTCCACAGCTGGCTCCTGCTGACTTATCTCGGTTCCAGCTGCAGTCTTCCTGGCGCAATGTGAGCCCGCAAATGCATTCAAGACAGAAACAGGAATCGCTTCCTCCTGATTTGAACATTGGTTTCCAATCATCAGGGTCGCCAGGAAGGCCGTCTTCAGGCGTTCTGGTTGATTCTCAGCAACCCGATCTGGCTCTCCAACTCTGA